In Elaeis guineensis isolate ETL-2024a chromosome 1, EG11, whole genome shotgun sequence, a genomic segment contains:
- the LOC140856013 gene encoding uncharacterized protein → MLQVQDKVSQKIKPPFKFFKFRLTVGGVVAKAWREAHGGSHAERITKLLRKMRSALSQWNKKVVGNLFEKAKHLEEQIQNMQEEDVCFGGLNTQLQLHLSRKVAEHTRMLKQQELYWRQKSMVKWLREGDQNTAFFHQSTIIRRRWNKISSITDGHGQEITDENGITTVMTGHFHSLWQSLDLGYEIVLPSIHNTITAFQNRKLVAQISENEITEALSQL, encoded by the coding sequence ATGCTTCAGGTCCAGGATAAGGTTAGTCAGAAGATTAAACCCCCTTTCAAATTTTTCAAGTTCAGGTTAACTGTTGGTGGTGTGGTAGCGAAGGCTTGGAGGGAAGCTCATGGTGGTTCTCATGCAGAGAGGATCACTAAGCTCCTTAGGAAGATGAGGTCAGCTTTATCCCAGTGGAACAAAAAAGTGGTTGGGAATCTGTTTGAGAAGGCCAAGCATCTTGAGGAGCAGATCCAAAACATGCAAGAGGAGGATGTCTGCTTTGGTGGTCTGAACACCCAGCTGCAACTTCACCTCTCCCGTAAGGTTGCTGAACATACCCGGATGCTGAAACAACAAGAGCTCTATTGGCGCCAGAAGTCAATGGTCAAATGGTTAAGAGAAGGGGATCAAAATACAGCATTCTTTCATCAATCCACAATCATCCGTCGTCGATGGAATAAAATCTCCTCTATTACAGATGGCCATGGCCAGGAGATCACTGATGAGAATGGAATCACTACCGTTATGACTGGCCATTTTCATTCGTTATGGCAAAGTCTGGATCTTGGATATGAAATAGTGCTCCCTTCGATCCACAACACTATTACTGCCTTTCAGAACCGTAAACTTGTAGCTCAGATATCTGAAAATGAGATCACCGAAGCTTTATCCCAACTTTAG